TGCAGTCGGTGGACATCATTTTGCGAGAGCTGGCCAACCTGCGGCGCATCGGTGATGAATACGCCAAGCAAGACGCCGGCACCCTGTCGATCGCCACCACCCACACCCAGGCGCGTTACGTGCTGCCCGCGCCCGTGGCCGCGTTGCGCAAAAAACATCCCAAGGTGGCCGTGAGCCTGCACCAGGGCACGCCCGAGCAGGTGGCCCGCATGGTGCTGGACGGCACCGCCGACATCGGCCTGGCCACCGAATCGCTCAGCGATTTCGCCGATCTGGTCACCCTGCCCTGTTACGAGTGGCAGCACGTGGCGGTGCTGCCGGCCGCCCATCCGCTGGCCAGTGTCTCGCGGCTCACCCTGGAGCAATTGGCCAGCGAACCGCTGATCTCCTACCACCCGTCCTTCACGGGTCGCAAACGCATCGACACCGCGTTTGCGCAGCGTGGCCTGACCCCCGACGTGGTGCTCGAAGCCATCGATGCCGATGTGATCAAGACCTACACCCGACTGGGCCTGGGCATCGGCCTGGTGGCCGAAATGGCGGTGCGCGACGACCCGATGATGGGGCATCCTGACGCCGAACTGGTGTGGCGCCCGGTGGGGCACCTGTTTGGCCCCAACCTGGCCCGCATCGCGTTCAAGCGCGGGGCCTACCTGCGTCAGTTCGTGCTGACATTCGCCGAGCTGGTGTCAGACCGACTGAGCAGCGAAGCCATCACCCAGGCGCTGAAAGCGCCCGCCGGCGGCGAGTCGCCGCCAGACTACGGCCTGTGAAGCGGCTCAACGCCGAGGATCGCTCAAAGACACATCGGGCAAGTCAATGTGCTCATGGTCTGGCGACCCACCCAGCGGTGCGGTGGTGAACGGCCCGGACTTGCCGGACAACTCCAGTTCGTCAAGGTGCAAATCGAGCGTGAAGTCAGGGCGTGCCTCAGGCTGGGCCTTGATCGGTCGCGTGGCCATCAGCGGGGCCACCCCCTCCGGGGTGCTAGCGCTCAGCAACAAGTCCACCGGCGGCTGGTGCTGCTCGCGCTCTGCCAGATCTCTGGCCACGGCATACAAGAACAGCAACTCGCGGTAGGCCGGAAGATCGAATGTCTCGGACTGCTCTTCAGGACGCGTGAGCGAGCGCTCCAGCACCTCCATCGCCTGGGATGGCGTGGTCCACAGGCCCTGCAGGCGCTCGATCACGCCAGGGTATTCATCCAGTCGGTGGCCCTGCTGAAGATCGGCCTCCCAGGCAGGCGCATAGCCGTTGAAGCGCAGGTTGAAGGCCTGCTGCACACGTTCGTAATCGTCGCGGCGACCCAGGCGCTGGTAGATCTCCAGCAGCTTCAGGTAGGGCAGCGGGCTGGCGGCCGTGGCACCATCCACGTGGTTTTCAAGGAGGTCGATGGCAGCGTCATCCTGGCCCAGCACCACGAAGAAGTCGGCTTGCTGTTCCAGGTCGATCAGCTCTTCGACGGTCACGGCGCGACTGAGCTCGGCGGTGGGCGCCATGATTGGCGGCGGTGGCGCGTCGACCCGGACCTTGGGCTCCGGCGTGGGCGCCATGGGGGAGGTCACGGAAGGCGCCACAGCGGGCGGTGCCGGGGGCACTGCTGGCGACGCCATGGACACCGAAGCGGCGGCCAAATGCTCGGCCTCATCGTGAGATTCAGGCTCCGCACGGTGATGGACAAAATCGGCCGAGGTGTGACTGAGGTCTGTGTCGGCGCTGGCCACCGCGCCCACGGCGCTTTCATCGATCTGGGATTGCCACCAGGCCGCCTCGCGCCCGGCCTTCACACGGCGCCACTGCCGGTGGAAGTAAACCGCTGCCACCAGCGCTGCCAACGCCACCAGCGCCAGCACGTACAGCCAGATGGAATGAGACCGCTGAGACTCCAGCTCTTGCAGCCGCGCACGCAAGGTGCCCACCGCTTCGCCCGCCTTCTGGCTGTCGTCTTGAAGCTGTGCAAGACGCTGCTCCAGTTCGCGAACCCGCTGCTGATCGCGCACCACTTCGTCGGGCGCCGCGTTCATGGCACGCCACAAGGCTGCAGCCGCCTCGCGCCGGGCCAGCACCTCGGGGCTGGCCTGCTCGGCCTGCATGCCCTGATCCAGCGTGCTGCTCAAGCGAAGCTCAGGCACCAGCGCGGCGTCCATGCCCGCGGGGTCCAGCATGAGGCGCGGCTGCGATTCGGCGGGCGGCGACCCGGTTGGTGTGGCCGGTGGTGTCGCTGCCGAGCGACGAGCCTCGGTGCGGGCGCGTCGCTGAACAGGGGCGGCAACCGGTGTGTTGGTGCGCGCGGTGGTCTGTGCAACCGATCGCGGCGCCACCGATCGAGCGGACGCGGCGGGCACCACTGGCGAGGCAGAAGCAGAGCCTGACGCGCCGGATGTGGCGCGCGGTGGGGTCATTGGCGCGGCAGATGACACTGGGGCCGCCGGGGCCGCCACCACAGGCGGGTCGGCCAGCACCACAAACTGGCGTGTCATCGAGGCCAGGCAACCTGCCTTGATGCGCACGGTGATGATGGGCTCATGAATGAGCCGGGACGTGGTGACGCGCAGGCGGTGCCCACCTTGATCGGCCAGGTTGGACTGAACGCCCGACTGGGCGCCCAACAAACTCACCTGGACCGACGAATCACTGAGCCGCTCATCGCCGAAGAAGACCTCAGCGCCAACGCAGTCCTGGGTGAGGTCTTCGCTGGCCTCAACGCGAAGCGGAACCGTCAGCGTCAGCGACTCTCCCAGGGTGGCTTGACTGATGGGGCGCCCGAAACCCAGACCGTGCGACGACAAGGATGTCAACATCAACGTCGCGCCAACCAAGGCAGCGGCCGACACCCGCGATATCTGATTCATAAGGTGCATCATGAGGCCTGAGATTTCACTCTAGCATGAAGCCTTGAGCGGGAATCCCCGAAACTGCCCGCCCCTTTGCATGGATTGCGCTGGATGACCACAGAACTGCTGACACACACTCAAGGGAAAACCCTTGTCATGACCCTGAGCGGGGCGGCCCACCGAAACGTGCTGTCTCCGCAGGTTTACGCGGCGGGCGTTGAGGCCCTGAACATGGCCGAATCCAGCCCGGATGTGCAGGCTGTGGTGATCACCGGAGCAGCACGGCATTTCTGCGCCGGCGGCGACCTTCAGCGCCTGCACCACAACCGTCAGCACGACCTGCCGGCCCAACGGGCTGCCGTGCAGTCTTTCCACGACTGGATCGTGGCCATGCGCACCTTCCCCAAACCCGTGCTGGCTGCGGTGGAGGGCCACGCGGCGGGCGCCGGCGTATCGCTCGCCCTGGCCTGCGACCTGATCGTGGCGTCCAGCGAAGCCCGCTTCGGGCTCAGCCACATCCGTGCGGGGCTGAGCCCTGATGGCGGATTGACCTGGGCCCTCACCAATGCCCTGGGACGCCAGCGCGCCTGGGCCGCGCTGGCCTTGGGTGAAACTCATGAAGCCGGGTCGTGGGCTGCGGCGGGGCTGGTGCACAGCTTGTGTGAGCCCGGGCAGGCCCTGGCCAGTGCGCTGGCGCTGGCCGACCAACTGGCGCAGCAGGCGCCCTGCGCGCTTTCCAGCCTCAAAGAGTTACTCAACCAGGCCGAGGCGGGTCTCAGTGCACAGCTGGACAGTGAGTTGAACCATTTCATGCACACCCTTCAACAAGGTGATGCAGGCGCGGCCATCGACTCATTCCTGGCGCGTCGCCGGCGCCAGTGAAGACACTTCTTTGGCCTTGGCGGCCAATTGGGCAAACAATGCACCGACCAGTCGCAACTGGGTGACCTGCAGCGGTTGGCCTGCCATGCGGGCGGTGAGCATGCCCCGGTTGAGCGTGACGACAAAGACGAGGCTGTCCGTCCACCACTGAGACGCGGCCTCTTCCAGCAATGGCGCGCTGCGCGCGAGCCAGGCCTTGGCGGTGCCTTCGGCGTTGCACAACAACACGAACCGGCGGTGCAGCACCGCCGAATCCTGCAGGCTGACCTTGGGGTGCATGGCCAGCCAGCGCATTTCATCCGGCAAGGTGTTGTCGATCTGGGTCTGCATGGCGTTGGTGAACCGACTGAAGACGTCGGACTCCAGCGTCTGCGCCAGCACGCGTGTCAGCATGACCATCTGCACATCCCCGGGCACGCCGGTGTCGGCACGAAACCGCAGTTCTTTGCCGATCACGTACGGGCGCTGTGAATCGCCCCACTCGACCCGCCAGCCAGCCTGGGCCTCAACGACGTAGCCCATGCCCGTCTTGCCCTTGACGCGCTTGAGGACATGGCCTTCTTCTTTGGCCCAATCGGCCAGCACATCGCCCTGGTCTGCCAGGCCGCGACCAGACCCCATCAAGCGTTTCAGTGAAGCGAACATGCGTGTGAAGGCCTCCAGCGGGCAGCCACACATCGGGGCTGCGGTTTCTGGCCTGTCCGGAGGGACTCGAACCCCCGACCTACTGCTTAGAAGGCAGTTGCTCTATCCAGTTGAGCTACGGACAGCCTGTGCGCCGGAGTGTACGTCAAGCCCCTGAGGCCCGATCTTCAGATATGCCCGGTGTCATCGGTCGCCAGCGCGACAACCACAGGGCGTTGGTGACGACAC
The DNA window shown above is from Aquabacterium sp. A3 and carries:
- a CDS encoding CysB family HTH-type transcriptional regulator, producing the protein MNLHQFRFVHEAARRNLNLTETAKALHTSQPGISKAILELEEELGVDIFVRHGKRLKQITEPGHQVLQSVDIILRELANLRRIGDEYAKQDAGTLSIATTHTQARYVLPAPVAALRKKHPKVAVSLHQGTPEQVARMVLDGTADIGLATESLSDFADLVTLPCYEWQHVAVLPAAHPLASVSRLTLEQLASEPLISYHPSFTGRKRIDTAFAQRGLTPDVVLEAIDADVIKTYTRLGLGIGLVAEMAVRDDPMMGHPDAELVWRPVGHLFGPNLARIAFKRGAYLRQFVLTFAELVSDRLSSEAITQALKAPAGGESPPDYGL
- a CDS encoding type IV pilus assembly protein FimV; this translates as MNQISRVSAAALVGATLMLTSLSSHGLGFGRPISQATLGESLTLTVPLRVEASEDLTQDCVGAEVFFGDERLSDSSVQVSLLGAQSGVQSNLADQGGHRLRVTTSRLIHEPIITVRIKAGCLASMTRQFVVLADPPVVAAPAAPVSSAAPMTPPRATSGASGSASASPVVPAASARSVAPRSVAQTTARTNTPVAAPVQRRARTEARRSAATPPATPTGSPPAESQPRLMLDPAGMDAALVPELRLSSTLDQGMQAEQASPEVLARREAAAALWRAMNAAPDEVVRDQQRVRELEQRLAQLQDDSQKAGEAVGTLRARLQELESQRSHSIWLYVLALVALAALVAAVYFHRQWRRVKAGREAAWWQSQIDESAVGAVASADTDLSHTSADFVHHRAEPESHDEAEHLAAASVSMASPAVPPAPPAVAPSVTSPMAPTPEPKVRVDAPPPPIMAPTAELSRAVTVEELIDLEQQADFFVVLGQDDAAIDLLENHVDGATAASPLPYLKLLEIYQRLGRRDDYERVQQAFNLRFNGYAPAWEADLQQGHRLDEYPGVIERLQGLWTTPSQAMEVLERSLTRPEEQSETFDLPAYRELLFLYAVARDLAEREQHQPPVDLLLSASTPEGVAPLMATRPIKAQPEARPDFTLDLHLDELELSGKSGPFTTAPLGGSPDHEHIDLPDVSLSDPRR
- a CDS encoding enoyl-CoA hydratase-related protein, with the protein product MTLSGAAHRNVLSPQVYAAGVEALNMAESSPDVQAVVITGAARHFCAGGDLQRLHHNRQHDLPAQRAAVQSFHDWIVAMRTFPKPVLAAVEGHAAGAGVSLALACDLIVASSEARFGLSHIRAGLSPDGGLTWALTNALGRQRAWAALALGETHEAGSWAAAGLVHSLCEPGQALASALALADQLAQQAPCALSSLKELLNQAEAGLSAQLDSELNHFMHTLQQGDAGAAIDSFLARRRRQ